One Candidatus Nitrososphaera evergladensis SR1 genomic window carries:
- a CDS encoding succinate dehydrogenase, giving the protein MKIHYITGIAAIFVVAVHIMMRLVMPYGLSLEYANVIANYHNVPYIMLLESILVLIAIHGFNGLRIILLEMRQSKNWEGMVTAVTIAAMIGIVAYGTRTIIVVNGFSLG; this is encoded by the coding sequence ATGAAAATCCACTACATCACGGGCATTGCCGCAATATTCGTAGTCGCAGTGCACATCATGATGCGCCTCGTGATGCCCTACGGGCTCAGCCTAGAGTACGCAAACGTGATAGCAAACTACCACAACGTCCCGTACATCATGCTTTTGGAATCTATACTGGTGTTGATAGCGATCCACGGCTTTAACGGCCTGCGAATCATCCTGCTTGAAATGAGGCAGAGCAAGAACTGGGAAGGCATGGTTACTGCGGTCACGATAGCAGCGATGATTGGGATAGTGGCGTACGGGACCAGGACCATAATTGTGGTAAACGGGTTTTCACTAGGATGA
- the argH gene encoding argininosuccinate lyase gives MYRSRPKGRMDDDVLAFLSSTKHDQSILYYDIVGSEAHSVMLHEIGIISRQELKKILAALEAAKKNPGLIDTEGAEDIHEALEAFVIKQAGIDAGGKMHTARSRNDQVVLDIRMKVRDDINELCTALADLIDSLVKKAEKNKDAIMPLYTHLQQGQLGTFSHVMLAYADALCRDFERIYNTFGRINQSPLGSCAIAGTSIGIDRKRTATLLGFDGLMLNSLDATTSRDSFVEYVAALAILASTLARMAEDLIIWSTQEFGFVELDDRYSSTSSAMPQKKNPDPLELTRAKAAIIAGRLASMLGMVKGLPSGYSRDLQDIKPQLLEASATATSTVKVTNGVISTLTVKKKKMLDTSAKSYAISLDIAEQLVAKGVPFRSAHKVVGALVSRAAEKDIPLAALETKEISFALEQAKQNGIKPDELAKIVKEMTPEKSIESRRSAGSPNPKEQDEMIKTAKSRLAGYREGTQKRTKYVKDSLDILAKTVARYVQA, from the coding sequence ATGTACCGCTCAAGGCCAAAGGGCAGGATGGACGACGACGTGCTTGCGTTCCTCTCGTCGACGAAGCACGACCAGTCCATACTCTACTACGACATTGTAGGAAGCGAGGCACACTCGGTCATGCTCCACGAAATTGGCATCATCAGCCGTCAGGAGCTGAAAAAGATCCTCGCGGCCTTGGAGGCGGCAAAAAAGAACCCCGGCCTCATTGACACAGAGGGCGCGGAGGACATCCACGAGGCATTGGAGGCGTTTGTGATAAAACAGGCAGGAATCGACGCCGGTGGCAAGATGCACACCGCCCGCTCGCGAAACGACCAGGTGGTGCTTGACATCAGGATGAAGGTGCGCGACGACATTAACGAACTTTGTACAGCCCTTGCAGACCTCATCGATAGCCTCGTGAAAAAAGCAGAAAAGAACAAGGACGCAATAATGCCCCTGTACACCCATTTGCAGCAGGGCCAGCTGGGCACGTTTTCCCACGTTATGCTTGCTTATGCGGACGCGCTTTGCCGCGACTTTGAGCGCATCTACAACACTTTTGGCAGGATAAACCAGTCGCCGCTTGGCTCGTGTGCCATTGCAGGCACAAGCATCGGCATCGACCGCAAGCGCACGGCGACACTCCTCGGTTTTGACGGCTTGATGCTCAATTCGCTTGACGCCACGACTTCCCGCGACTCGTTTGTAGAGTACGTTGCGGCCCTCGCGATACTTGCCTCCACGCTTGCGAGGATGGCAGAAGACCTCATAATATGGTCAACGCAAGAGTTTGGCTTTGTCGAGCTTGACGACCGCTACAGCTCGACTTCAAGCGCAATGCCGCAGAAAAAGAACCCCGACCCGCTAGAGCTGACCAGAGCCAAGGCCGCCATAATCGCAGGCAGGCTTGCGTCGATGCTTGGGATGGTCAAGGGCCTGCCGTCAGGATACAGCCGCGACTTGCAGGACATCAAGCCGCAGCTGCTTGAGGCGTCTGCCACTGCGACAAGCACTGTAAAGGTGACGAACGGTGTGATAAGCACGCTGACAGTGAAAAAGAAAAAGATGCTTGACACGTCGGCCAAGAGTTACGCGATTTCCCTTGACATTGCCGAGCAGCTTGTAGCAAAAGGTGTCCCATTTCGCAGCGCGCACAAAGTCGTTGGCGCGCTTGTTTCACGCGCGGCAGAAAAGGACATCCCACTTGCAGCTCTTGAAACAAAGGAAATCTCTTTTGCGCTAGAGCAGGCCAAGCAAAATGGAATCAAGCCGGACGAGTTGGCAAAAATAGTAAAAGAGATGACGCCGGAAAAGTCAATAGAGTCCCGCAGGTCTGCCGGCTCGCCCAACCCGAAGGAGCAGGACGAGATGATCAAGACAGCAAAGTCAAGGCTGGCAGGCTACCGCGAAGGGACGCAGAAAAGGACGAAATACGTCAAGGACTCCCTTGACATTCTTGCGAAAACCGTCGCCAGGTACGTACAGGCCTAG
- a CDS encoding succinate dehydrogenase/fumarate reductase iron-sulfur subunit, with the protein METIEKIERLDKKRAEGHHKHREIQRTSITLKVLRGNRAAGERTKYDLFEVPVQRSTTVLDALLYAKQYQDHSIGIRYSCRMASCGSCGMKINGIPRLACYTKVSELEGGVITVEPLANFPHIRDLVTDFEQFFAHHKNMQPYIHNDEADMDTKQVNRMSEFMQSPDDVDKFLQFSYCIKCGLCYSACPTVATDTRFPGPQALAQAYRYFIDNRDNASKERLDKVDDRHGIFRCHFAGSCSTVCPKGVDPALGIQLLRGHLLGFSSNEKKKAELKDRSKQ; encoded by the coding sequence ATGGAGACAATAGAAAAAATCGAACGCCTTGACAAAAAGCGCGCAGAAGGACACCACAAGCACAGAGAGATCCAGAGGACGTCTATTACGTTAAAGGTGCTCAGGGGTAACAGGGCCGCCGGCGAGCGCACGAAGTACGACCTCTTTGAGGTGCCCGTGCAAAGATCCACAACCGTCCTTGACGCACTTTTGTACGCCAAGCAGTACCAGGACCACAGCATAGGCATCCGCTACTCGTGCAGGATGGCCTCCTGCGGCTCGTGCGGCATGAAGATAAACGGCATCCCAAGGCTTGCCTGCTACACCAAGGTGTCAGAGCTTGAAGGCGGCGTGATAACAGTCGAGCCCCTTGCCAACTTTCCGCACATACGCGACCTTGTCACCGACTTTGAGCAGTTCTTTGCGCACCACAAGAACATGCAGCCCTACATCCACAACGACGAAGCAGACATGGACACGAAGCAGGTAAACAGGATGTCAGAGTTTATGCAGAGCCCAGACGACGTGGACAAGTTCCTGCAGTTCTCGTACTGCATCAAGTGCGGACTGTGCTATTCTGCCTGCCCGACGGTGGCGACAGACACTAGGTTTCCCGGCCCGCAGGCGCTTGCGCAGGCATACCGCTATTTCATAGACAACCGCGACAACGCCTCAAAGGAGCGCCTTGACAAGGTGGACGATAGGCACGGGATATTCAGGTGCCACTTTGCCGGCTCGTGCAGCACCGTCTGCCCAAAGGGAGTCGACCCTGCGCTTGGCATACAGCTCTTGCGCGGGCACCTGCTTGGCTTTTCAAGCAACGAGAAAAAGAAAGCCGAGCTGAAGGACAGAAGCAAGCAATAG
- the lysX gene encoding lysine biosynthesis protein LysX: MSAGNGNSNTLTILYDTIRWEEKSLIEAAKKKGVETENIDVKNLTIRLDEESKKKYAGRTVLQRSVSYFKSLHATAALEGLGASVINPLRVASITGNKLFAHMEFQKAGVNTPKAIAAFSEESAAAALEEFGYPAVIKPTVGSWGRMIGLLRDRDAARAVIEDREHMFPLYHIYYFEEFVKRPPRDIRAIVVGDHVVAAIYRYSGDGEWKTNMALGGRAEVCPVTKELEDICMKATRAVGGQIVGVDLMESDSDGLMVHEVNNTTEFKNTVRVTGVDIPGQMVDYALALNKKG, translated from the coding sequence GTGAGCGCAGGCAACGGCAATAGCAATACCCTTACCATACTGTACGACACGATACGCTGGGAAGAAAAGTCCCTGATCGAGGCGGCCAAGAAAAAGGGCGTCGAGACAGAGAACATTGACGTCAAGAACCTCACGATCCGACTTGACGAGGAGAGCAAGAAGAAATACGCCGGCAGGACGGTGCTCCAGCGGTCAGTGTCTTATTTCAAGAGCCTGCACGCAACTGCCGCGCTTGAGGGCCTCGGCGCAAGCGTGATAAACCCGCTCAGGGTCGCAAGCATCACCGGCAACAAGCTGTTCGCCCACATGGAATTCCAGAAGGCGGGGGTCAACACGCCAAAGGCAATTGCTGCATTTTCAGAGGAATCTGCAGCGGCTGCGCTTGAAGAATTCGGCTATCCTGCGGTGATAAAGCCGACGGTTGGAAGCTGGGGCAGGATGATAGGGCTTTTGCGCGACAGGGACGCGGCGCGGGCGGTAATTGAAGACAGGGAGCACATGTTCCCACTTTACCACATCTACTATTTTGAAGAGTTTGTCAAGCGCCCGCCCCGCGACATTCGCGCAATCGTGGTTGGCGACCACGTGGTTGCGGCAATCTACCGCTACTCTGGCGACGGCGAGTGGAAGACCAACATGGCCCTTGGCGGTCGCGCCGAGGTCTGCCCGGTGACAAAGGAGCTTGAAGACATTTGCATGAAAGCAACACGCGCAGTAGGCGGCCAGATAGTCGGAGTCGACCTGATGGAAAGCGACAGCGACGGACTGATGGTCCACGAAGTGAACAACACGACAGAGTTCAAGAACACCGTGCGCGTGACAGGTGTGGACATTCCGGGCCAAATGGTTGATTACGCCCTTGCATTGAACAAAAAAGGGTAG
- the lysW/argW gene encoding alpha-aminoadipate/glutamate carrier protein LysW, protein MVNCPECDAEIKIPADSIEGEIVTCPDCGASYELVKAASGGFDIKPAQVVGEDWGQ, encoded by the coding sequence ATGGTCAACTGTCCAGAATGCGACGCAGAGATCAAGATTCCCGCCGACTCGATAGAGGGCGAAATAGTCACGTGCCCTGACTGCGGCGCCAGCTACGAGCTGGTAAAGGCAGCGTCAGGGGGCTTTGACATAAAACCAGCTCAGGTTGTCGGCGAGGACTGGGGTCAGTGA
- a CDS encoding LeuA family protein produces MSLKSDDPNYYAHMYNRMGGPDAATSGRRIRILDSTLREGEQHPGVNFTTKQRIQIAWMLDSFGVDQIEISPVVSPDHVEATKTIIKQGLRADIVAHVRAIKSDVDIAIGCGATWVATYMGISDIHLAAKLKISREEAKTRALEVADYIKSHGLKSRFTMEDASRTEPEFLIDMCKEMNRRGIERISIPDTVGIMRPRGMFSLVKMVYDNIDRSKTSLDVHCHNDVGLALANALAGCEAGADQIHTTIDGFGERTGIPALAETAVALSLIYKANSDLRLHMTKDLSRTMSEYVDLGIPESKPIVGDSAYKHKAGTHLAAILRNPAAYEILEPKAVGNRRKIVFGELAGKNGAAYLLSLLGLETSKHEAEQLAKGLKELRMGDILELYLDDRLERKILNDAPMKVGQKE; encoded by the coding sequence ATGTCGCTAAAATCAGACGATCCGAACTACTACGCGCACATGTACAACAGGATGGGAGGCCCGGATGCCGCAACTTCGGGCCGCAGGATAAGGATTCTCGACAGCACGCTCCGCGAAGGCGAGCAGCACCCGGGAGTCAACTTTACCACAAAGCAGAGGATCCAGATAGCATGGATGCTCGACTCTTTTGGCGTCGACCAGATAGAGATAAGCCCCGTCGTCTCGCCGGACCACGTCGAGGCAACCAAGACCATTATCAAGCAGGGCCTGCGCGCTGACATTGTCGCGCATGTGCGCGCAATCAAATCGGACGTCGACATTGCGATAGGCTGCGGAGCAACGTGGGTTGCGACCTACATGGGCATCTCTGACATCCACCTTGCTGCAAAACTAAAGATAAGCAGGGAAGAGGCCAAGACACGCGCCCTTGAGGTGGCAGATTACATCAAGTCGCACGGGCTAAAGTCGCGCTTTACGATGGAGGACGCAAGCAGGACCGAGCCAGAGTTCCTCATCGACATGTGCAAGGAGATGAACAGGCGCGGCATCGAAAGGATAAGCATACCCGATACGGTTGGAATCATGCGCCCGCGTGGCATGTTCAGCCTGGTAAAGATGGTGTACGACAACATCGACAGGTCCAAGACGTCTCTCGACGTGCACTGCCACAATGACGTGGGGCTTGCTCTGGCAAACGCGCTTGCCGGCTGCGAGGCGGGGGCAGACCAGATACACACCACGATAGACGGCTTTGGCGAGCGCACAGGAATCCCGGCGCTTGCCGAGACTGCGGTCGCCCTTTCGCTCATCTACAAGGCCAACAGCGACCTGCGCCTCCACATGACAAAGGACCTGTCAAGGACAATGTCAGAGTACGTTGACCTTGGGATACCAGAGTCAAAGCCCATTGTCGGCGACAGCGCGTACAAGCACAAGGCCGGCACGCACCTTGCGGCAATCCTGCGCAACCCTGCGGCGTACGAGATACTGGAGCCAAAGGCGGTCGGCAACAGGCGCAAGATAGTCTTTGGCGAGCTTGCAGGCAAGAACGGCGCGGCATACCTGCTGTCGCTCCTTGGCCTTGAGACCAGCAAGCACGAGGCAGAGCAGCTGGCAAAGGGCTTAAAGGAGCTCCGCATGGGCGACATACTGGAGCTGTACCTGGACGACAGGCTTGAGAGAAAGATACTTAATGACGCGCCCATGAAAGTAGGGCAGAAGGAGTAG
- a CDS encoding metal-sulfur cluster assembly factor, whose translation MSTDAKSDANSAPQKGNDDLQQTRRKIFDELTKIVDPEIGVSIMELELVDKVDINSGKVAIDLHLTSPFCPAVFGFKIAQDVRDNIYKLSGINDVKVQVSNHFMADAINKQVNESKYPAKPAA comes from the coding sequence ATGAGTACCGACGCCAAGAGTGACGCTAATTCAGCCCCTCAGAAGGGCAATGATGACCTGCAGCAGACCCGCAGGAAGATTTTCGACGAGTTGACCAAGATAGTCGACCCTGAAATAGGAGTGTCGATAATGGAGCTGGAACTTGTCGACAAGGTCGACATCAACTCTGGCAAGGTTGCCATCGACTTGCATCTGACAAGCCCGTTCTGCCCTGCCGTGTTTGGCTTCAAGATAGCGCAGGACGTGCGGGACAATATCTACAAGCTATCCGGCATCAACGACGTGAAGGTGCAGGTGAGCAACCACTTTATGGCCGACGCCATAAACAAGCAGGTCAACGAGAGCAAGTACCCTGCAAAGCCGGCAGCCTGA
- a CDS encoding M20/M25/M40 family metallo-hydrolase gives MSPSYAVELLQKALELYTPSRSEAALANMIKDKCTNELGFEQVSIDSVGNVIASKGTGEPRILLCGHMDTVPGQVPVRIEDGYLYGRGASDAKAPLIAMLLAASQFPKQSGTVIFAGVVDEEGNATGVKNLVKSKIGLDYAMFGEPSGIDNITIAYKGRLAIRLTCDVGDSAHASAPWLARNSIEEMHDFWRAIKAEIEKVGTADTKANSISCTLTEISGGSSHNVTPQKCKITIDMRIPTITTCQNVLDTVDNVITRVAKEKGVKATYRIEDRTDPFEADHSSALVRALSLGILDVRKKRPVLLRKTGTGDMNVLGNTFKIPVVTYGPGDPHASHTADERVNVEEYVNSIEVFSRALFHMSRIHHIRKQQNGDGKKGK, from the coding sequence GTGTCACCAAGCTACGCTGTCGAGCTTTTGCAAAAGGCGCTAGAGCTGTACACGCCTTCAAGGTCTGAAGCTGCACTTGCCAACATGATAAAGGACAAGTGCACAAACGAGCTTGGATTTGAGCAGGTGAGCATTGACAGCGTCGGAAACGTCATCGCTTCAAAGGGCACCGGCGAGCCACGCATACTGCTGTGCGGCCACATGGACACGGTGCCAGGGCAGGTGCCCGTGCGGATTGAAGACGGCTACCTCTACGGCAGGGGAGCGTCAGACGCAAAGGCGCCCCTGATAGCGATGCTCCTTGCCGCATCGCAGTTTCCAAAGCAGAGCGGCACCGTGATTTTTGCAGGAGTGGTTGACGAGGAGGGAAACGCCACAGGAGTGAAAAACCTGGTCAAGAGCAAGATTGGGCTGGACTATGCGATGTTTGGCGAGCCTTCAGGGATTGACAACATCACCATTGCGTACAAGGGCAGGCTTGCCATACGCCTCACGTGCGACGTCGGAGACAGCGCGCACGCAAGCGCGCCGTGGCTTGCGCGAAACTCGATTGAAGAGATGCACGACTTTTGGCGGGCAATCAAGGCAGAGATTGAAAAAGTCGGAACGGCAGACACCAAGGCCAACTCTATCAGCTGCACGCTGACAGAGATAAGCGGAGGCTCAAGCCACAACGTGACCCCGCAAAAGTGCAAGATAACCATAGACATGCGCATACCCACGATAACGACCTGCCAGAACGTGCTTGACACAGTCGACAATGTCATCACAAGGGTCGCAAAGGAAAAGGGCGTCAAGGCTACGTACAGGATAGAGGACAGGACTGATCCGTTTGAGGCGGACCATTCTTCGGCGCTTGTCAGGGCGCTGTCGCTTGGCATACTGGACGTCCGCAAAAAAAGGCCGGTGCTCCTGCGCAAGACGGGAACCGGCGACATGAACGTCCTTGGCAACACCTTCAAGATACCGGTCGTCACGTACGGCCCCGGCGACCCGCACGCTTCGCACACGGCAGACGAGCGCGTCAACGTTGAAGAGTACGTCAACAGCATAGAGGTGTTCAGCAGGGCGCTCTTTCACATGTCGCGCATACACCACATCCGCAAGCAGCAAAACGGCGACGGCAAAAAAGGCAAGTAA